One Setaria viridis chromosome 3, Setaria_viridis_v4.0, whole genome shotgun sequence DNA window includes the following coding sequences:
- the LOC117849434 gene encoding uncharacterized protein, with translation MDLQAELRRPAAHEAALRAVQKPPAKPWRGGSSAATPPPPPKVYRVEPREFRDLVQRLTGAPPAAAARGGVMRPQHHQVAAVQPVPVRASGDQQQQQQQLYGSPWFSFPLAGVDGANGGGGLI, from the coding sequence ATGGACCTGCAGGCGGAGCTGCGGCGCCCGGCGGCCCACGAGGCGGCGCTGAGGGCCGTGCAGAAGCCGCCCGCCAAGCCATGGCGCGGGGGGTCCTCCgccgcgaccccgccgccgccgcccaaggtgTACCGCGTCGAGCCACGGGAGTTCCGGGACCTCGTGCAGAGGCtcaccggcgcgccgcccgcggccgcggccaggGGCGGCGTCATGCGGCCGCAGCATCatcaggtggcggcggtgcagccGGTGCCCGTCCGTGCTTCAGgggatcagcagcagcagcagcagcagctttacGGCTCGCCGTGGTTCTCGTTCCCGCTGGCCGGGGTGGACGgcgccaacggcggcggcggcctcatCTAG
- the LOC117848949 gene encoding uncharacterized protein isoform X2, with amino-acid sequence MAANVGESTSGSSSGADAGGSFECNICFELPQEPIVTLCGHLFCWPCLYKWLRIHSHSPECPVCKAVVEEDKLVPLYGRGKDRVDPRSKNVPGADIPNRPAGQRPATAPQADPNNHFPNANPNPWFMGGGIPLANARWGNYTFSAAFGGLFPLLSFQVHGFPDATAYGQPAGFPYGYGHGHGHAFHGGHAGHAHAAAPQHGPHGQQQQADVYLKALLILVGFLVIASLITF; translated from the coding sequence ATGGCGGCAAATGTTGGGGAATCGACAAGCGGCAGCAGCAGTGGCGCTGATGCTGGGGGTAGCTTCGAGTGCAACATATGCTTCGAGCTGCCACAGGAGCCGATCGTAACGCTCTGTGGCCACCTCTTCTGCTGGCCATGCCTCTACAAGTGGCTGCGCATCCACTCGCACTCGCCAGAGTGCCCAGTGTGCAAGGCTGTCGTCGAGGAGGATAAGCTCGTTCCCCTGTATGGCCGTGGCAAGGACCGTGTTGACCCAAGGTCAAAGAACGTCCCAGGGGCTGACATTCCCAACCGGCCAGCTGGGCAGAGGCCTGCAACAGCTCCGCAGGCTGATCCTAACAACCACTTCCCCAACGCCAACCCAAACCCGTGGTTCATGGGCGGAGGCATCCCGCTGGCCAATGCGCGGTGGGGGAACTACACATTCTCAGCCGCATTCGGGGGTCTGTTCCCGCTGCTCAGCTTCCAGGTGCATGGGTTCCCTGATGCAACAGCCTATGGTCAGCCGGCTGGGTTCCCTTATGGGTATGGCCACGGCCACGGGCATGCGTTCCACGGTGGGCACGCTGGACATGCTCATGCCGCAGCTCCCCAGCACGGGCCGcatgggcagcagcagcaggcggatGTGTACCTGAAGGCGCTTCTCATCCTGGTTGGATTTCTCGTGATCGCAAGCCTCATCACGTTCTAG
- the LOC117847078 gene encoding fatty acid elongase 3-like: MAAAAAYWLAEHPAIVGFRWSPTHLWFSTWAFLLGFLASYVALCLALDAFLGAALRRRKPLPLGPVPAAHTLLMAAVSAAIFAGTLLSAVAEIRDTRWSWRGRSPTTPFRWLLCFPPGTRSSGRVFFWSYAYYLSRYLHAARGVFAVLRRRRGASARVFAHAASVAMAFLWLEFSQSFQVLAILASTLAHAVAFGFRFWVGAGLPAARAARGAPVALACQLALLGCNLACHVGVVWMHFGAVGGGCSGIGAWVFNTLLNAALLWVFLHCYGKRGVCDDDGGATAARASKKEL, translated from the coding sequence atggccgccgccgccgcctactgGCTCGCCGAGCACCCGGCCATCGTCGGCTTCCGGTGGAGCCCCACCCACCTGTGGTTCTCCACCTGGGCCTTCCTCCTCGGCTTCCTGGCCTCCTACGTCGCGCTCTGCCTCGCCCTCGACGCCTTCCTCGGcgccgccctgcgccgccggAAGCCGCTCCCGCTCGGCCCCGTGCCCGCCGCGCACACGCTCCTCATGGCGGCCGTGTCGGCGGCCATCTTCGCCGGCACCCTGCTCTCCGCCGTCGCGGAGATACGGGACACGCGGTGGTCGTGGCGGGGGCGGAGCCCCACGACGCCGTTCCGATGGCTGCTCTGCTTCCCGCCGGGGACCCGCTCCTCGGGGCGCGTCTTCTTCTGGTCCTACGCCTACTACCTCTCCCGGTACCTCCACGCGGCGCGGGGCGTGTtcgcggtgctccggcggcggcggggcgcgtcGGCGCGGGTGTTCGCGCACGCCGCCTCCGTGGCCATGGCGTTCCTGTGGCTGGAGTTCTCGCAGTCGTTCCAGGTGCTCGCCATCCTGGCGTCGACGCTGGCGCACGCCGTCGCGTTCGGGTTCCGGTTCTGGGTGGGCGCGGGgctccccgccgcgcgcgccgccaggGGCGCCCCCGTCGCGCTCGCCTGCCAGCTGGCGCTGCTCGGATGCAACCTGGCCTGCCACGTGGGCGTGGTGTGGATGCActtcggcgccgtcggcggcgggtgCAGCGGCATCGGCgcctgggtcttcaacacgctGCTCAACGCCGCCCTGCTCTGGGTCTTCCTGCATTGCTACGGCAAGCGCGGCGtctgcgacgacgacggcggcgccaccgccgcacgcGCCAGCAAGAAGGAGCTCTAA
- the LOC117850153 gene encoding glycosyltransferase BC10 gives MHGLQVETACSFLQNSLHVRRRRAGRDRGQPLNQTIPESKSETTMHCYFLHPKKSHSAEIRMLGGVADDNGKDGGSNPAPTRPPPGRAALPTQLLRPLLLVALLATCFLAVVVLLGGSAYSVLPRLSVPADAALHAPPSSSLPQRVRLRQAPLERWTRAPSTAWHDMTDEELLWAASWRPTKTGRYPYRRVPKVAFLFLTRGPLPLAPLWERFFAGAGRELYSVYVHAMPGYHRPDDFPPSSPFHRRQVPSQVVEWGEVSMVDAERRLLANALLDPANERFVLVSESCIPLFGFPVVYDYLTRSRQSFVSSYDDTGPGGRGRYPGGLAPEVSLEQWRKGSQWFEMDRALAVVVVADERYYPKFREHCIPTCYTDEHYVQTVLSIEAQGRVANRSVTWTDWSWGGAHPATFWEAHVDEAFLKRLTTKAGQGNCTYNGWTSELCFLFARKFAPNALQPLLTLAPKMLGYG, from the coding sequence atgcatgggcTCCAAGTTGAAACTGCATGCAGCTTCCTTCAAAATTCTCTGCACGTACGACGCCGCCGAGCAGGACGCGATCGAGGACAACCATTGAATCAAACTATACCTGAATCAAAGTCTGAAACAACCATGCATTGCTATTTCCTCCATCCCAAGAAATCTCACTCAGCTGAGATCAGGATGCTCGGAGGAGTTGCGGACGACAATGGCAAGGACGGCGGCAGCAACCCGGCTcccacccggccgccgccgggcagaGCAGCGCTGCCCACGCAGCTCCtccgcccgctcctcctcgtGGCTTTGCTCGCCACATGCTTCCTCGCCGTCGTGGTCCTCCTCGGCGGCTCCGCCTACTCCGTGCTCCCGCGTCTCTCCGTCCCGGCGGACGCCGCCCTGcacgcgccgccgtcgtcgtcgctgccgcAGCGGGTCCGGCTCCGGCAGGCGCCGCTGGAGCGGTGGACGCGGGCGCCGTCGACCGCGTGGCACGACATGACGGACGAGGAGCTTCTCTGGGCGGCGTCGTGGCGGCCGACGAAGACCGGTCGGTACCCGTACCGTCGGGTGCCCAAGGTGGCCTTCCTGTTCCTCACGCGCGGCCCACTGCCGCTCGCGCCGCTCTGGGAGAGGttcttcgccggcgccggcagggAGCTCTACTCCGTCTACGTGCACGCGATGCCCGGGTACCACCGCCCCGACGActtcccgccgtcgtcgcccttccaccgccgccaggTGCCCAGCCAGGTGGTCGAGTGGGGCGAGGTGAGCATGGTCGACGCGGAGCGGCGGCTGCTGGCGAACGCGCTGCTGGACCCTGCCAACGAGCGCTTCGTGCTCGTCTCCGAGTCCTGCATCCCGCTCTTCGGCTTCCCCGTCGTGTACGACTACCTCACCCGCTCCCGCCAGAGCTTCGTCAGCTCCTACGACGACACCGGCCCGGGTGGCCGTGGACGCTACCCCGGCGGCCTGGCCCCCGAGGTGTCGCTGGAGCAGTGGCGCAAGGGCTCGCAGTGGTTCGAGATGGACCGCGCCCTCGCCGTGGTGGTCGTCGCCGACGAGCGATACTACCCCAAGTTCCGGGAGCACTGCATCCCGACGTGCTACACGGACGAGCACTACGTGCAGACGGTGCTCTCCATCGAAGCGCAGGGGAGGGTCGCCAACCGCAGCGTGACGTGGACGGATTGGTCCTGGGGCGGCGCGCACCCGGCCACGTTCTGGGAAGCTCATGTCGACGAGGCGTTCCTGAAGCGGCTGACGACGAAGGCGGGTCAGGGGAACTGCACCTACAACGGCTGGACATCGGAGCTGTGCTTCCTGTTCGCGAGGAAGTTCGCTCCCAACGCGCTGCAGCCGCTGCTCACCCTCGCGCCCAAGATGCTTGGATATGGCTAA
- the LOC117848949 gene encoding uncharacterized protein isoform X1, whose translation MPVFIVVNQQWQLLVANIIPRTPNMAANVGESTSGSSSGADAGGSFECNICFELPQEPIVTLCGHLFCWPCLYKWLRIHSHSPECPVCKAVVEEDKLVPLYGRGKDRVDPRSKNVPGADIPNRPAGQRPATAPQADPNNHFPNANPNPWFMGGGIPLANARWGNYTFSAAFGGLFPLLSFQVHGFPDATAYGQPAGFPYGYGHGHGHAFHGGHAGHAHAAAPQHGPHGQQQQADVYLKALLILVGFLVIASLITF comes from the exons ATGCCTGTCTTCATCGTGGTTAACCAACAGTGGCAACTGCTTGTAG CTAATATCATTCCGAGAACACCCAATATGGCGGCAAATGTTGGGGAATCGACAAGCGGCAGCAGCAGTGGCGCTGATGCTGGGGGTAGCTTCGAGTGCAACATATGCTTCGAGCTGCCACAGGAGCCGATCGTAACGCTCTGTGGCCACCTCTTCTGCTGGCCATGCCTCTACAAGTGGCTGCGCATCCACTCGCACTCGCCAGAGTGCCCAGTGTGCAAGGCTGTCGTCGAGGAGGATAAGCTCGTTCCCCTGTATGGCCGTGGCAAGGACCGTGTTGACCCAAGGTCAAAGAACGTCCCAGGGGCTGACATTCCCAACCGGCCAGCTGGGCAGAGGCCTGCAACAGCTCCGCAGGCTGATCCTAACAACCACTTCCCCAACGCCAACCCAAACCCGTGGTTCATGGGCGGAGGCATCCCGCTGGCCAATGCGCGGTGGGGGAACTACACATTCTCAGCCGCATTCGGGGGTCTGTTCCCGCTGCTCAGCTTCCAGGTGCATGGGTTCCCTGATGCAACAGCCTATGGTCAGCCGGCTGGGTTCCCTTATGGGTATGGCCACGGCCACGGGCATGCGTTCCACGGTGGGCACGCTGGACATGCTCATGCCGCAGCTCCCCAGCACGGGCCGcatgggcagcagcagcaggcggatGTGTACCTGAAGGCGCTTCTCATCCTGGTTGGATTTCTCGTGATCGCAAGCCTCATCACGTTCTAG
- the LOC117847077 gene encoding glycosyltransferase BC10, with protein sequence MISMVGGVAAVDGNGKDAASYPAPTRPPPPLPMKPKLLRPLLLLAVLATGFLAVVALLLGGSTYSVLPRLSVPDALSVPSSRQRAAQQACAGGGGKSPLERWTRAPASAWHNMTDEELLWAASWRPRIGRYPFRRVPKVAFMFLTRGPLPLAPLWERFFAGADKELFSVYVHATPGYRHDFPPASPFYRRQVPSQVARWGDTSMCDAERRLLANALLDPGNERFVLVSESCVPLYAFPVVHHYLTRSHQSFVGAFDDPGPHGRGRYRAGLAPEVRREQWRKGAQWFELDRALAVDVVADERYYPKFRKHCRPPCYMDEHYLPTVLSVEAPGRIANRSVTWVDWSRGGAHPATFGEADVKEAFLKRLTTPGKDQGTCTYNGQPADVCFLFARKFAPSTLQPLLTLAPKMLGYG encoded by the exons ATGATCAGCATGGTCGGAGGAGTTGCGGCCGTGGACGGCAATGGCAAGGACGCCGCCAGCTACCCAGCTCCCacccggccaccaccgccgctgcccaTGAAGCCGAAGCTCCtccgcccgctcctcctcctggcggTGCTCGCCACGggcttcctcgccgtcgtcgccctgCTCCTCGGCGGCTCCACCTACTCCGTGCTCCCACGGCTGTCCGTGCCGGACGCCCTGTCCGTGCCGTCGTCGCGGCAGCGGGCGGCCCAGCAGGCgtgcgcgggcggcggtgggaaaTCGCCGCTGGAGCGGTGgacgcgggcgccggcgagcgcgtgGCACAACATGACCGACGAGGAGCTGCTGTGGGCGGCGTCGTGGCGGCCGAGGATCGGGCGGTACCCGTTCCGGCGGGTGCCCAAGGTGGCGTTCATGTTCCTCACGCGCGGCCCGCTGCCGCTGGCGCCGCTCTGGGAGAGGTTCTTCGCCGGCGCCGACAAGGAGCTCTTCTCCGTCTACGTGCACGCCACGCCGGGGTACCGCCACGATTTCCCGCCGGCGTCACCCTTCTACCGCCGGCAGGTGCCCAGCCAG GTTGCTCGGTGGGGCGACACGAGCATGTGCGACGCGGAGCGGCGGCTGCTGGCGAACGCGCTGCTGGACCCCGGCAACGAGCGCTTCGTGCTCGTCTCCGAGTCCTGCGTGCCGCTCTACGCCTTCCCCGTGGTGCACCACTACCTGACCCGCTCCCACCAGAGCTTCGTCGGCGCCTTCGACGACCCCGGCCcgcacggccgcggccggtACCGCGCCGGCCTCGCCCCGGAGGTGCGCCGGGAGCAGTGGCGCAAGGGCGCGCAGTGGTTCGAGCTGGACCGCGCCCTCGCCGTGGACGTGGTCGCGGACGAGCGGTACTACCCCAAGTTCCGGAAGCACTGCCGCCCGCCGTGCTACATGGACGAGCACTACCTGCCGACGGTGCTCTCCGTGGAGGCGCCGGGGCGGATCGCCAACCGCAGCGTGACTTGGGTGGACTGGTCTCGCGGCGGCGCGCACCCGGCCACGTTCGGGGAAGCCGACGTCAAGGAGGCGTTCCTGAAGAGGTTAACGACACCTGGGAAGGATCAGGGGACGTGTACCTACAACGGCCAGCCGGCGGACGTATGCTTCTTGTTCGCGAGGAAGTTTGCGCCCAGCACGCTGCAACCGTTGCTCACCCTTGCGCCCAAGATGCTAGGATACGGCTAA